DNA from Terriglobus tenax:
GGCTCAGAATCTCGATGGAATCGCCCACCTTCTTGCCCTTTGCGGCCTCGAAGTCGTCGATGATGGCGTCATCGGCGCCCTGGAAGGGGCCACCGGAGACGAAGGTGAAGGGGCGCAGCGCGTCGTAGCTCTTGAAGTCGATGCCGTAGATGTTCTCCAGCGTCGCGCCGGAGGAGAGCTTAATATTGATGGGCGCCGCAACGGTGACATGGGGCAGCGTCTTCAGCACGTCGGCCACCTTGATGGAGGCGGCCGCGCCGCTGACACCAATCAGGTTGCTGGCCGCGCCGGGGTGGGTGATCATGTCGGCGCCAATGCCGCTGGTCCTGACCTTTTGCCCGTTCAGCATGCCGAACATGATGGCTGCAATGGACAAAATCATGATGACCTCAATCGCCACAGCGAAGACGCTGATGAGCGAACGAAGCGGACGGTGGACCAGGTTCCCGATAACCAGCTTATTCATGCTGTCTACAGTTTACCGTTTTCATGCCTGTGGTTGCCGGACGAACTGGGGATCAGGCCTGCCCTGCAGCAGGGTGGAACGGGTCCGCGGCAGCAGGAGAGAGCCGATAAGCGGCAGTACATACACGGTGAAGTAGGCCAGCAGGATCAGAACGGGAGCCATGAAGGTGGCCAGCAGGAAGGGTGTTCCCAGGTAGCCTTCGTTTGCGTTGTGAGCTGACGCGAGAAGGAAAAACAGCCCCCACGGGTTGTAGCGGACATCGCCACCGACGGAGTCGACCACGATAAAAAAGACGATGTAGATGAACGGAATCACCATGAACATGCTCCGCCATCCATCCAGCAGGAACGCCTCTGAAACCGGGGAGAAGGATACGCCGGTGGTGGTGTCATCCTCAGCCAGAACGCCAATTCTATGGGCGTACACATTTCCCCAGAAGGGCGTTGGCTTATCGGGCCACAGGAAGTGCGGAACGATGTTGTAGAAGTAGGTGATCAGCGGAAGGTAACCGATCGTCGATCCGTTGACGGCGCTCGCAATCAGAGCGTCATCCCAGGCCAGCATCTCCAGCCGCTCCAGAAAGCCCACGGAATGGGTGAAAAGGTGGGGTGCGTAGCCGCCTTTCGCAGTATCTTCCGCCTGGATGGCCAGTTCGTCGCGGAATTCGTCAACTCTGGAGAGGTTATTGATCGATTTTGTAATGGGGTTGCCGGGCGTAGCGCGGTCAAGGCGCCCAACCTGCGCGTACGGAACAAGGAAGTACCACAGGCCGGCAAAAATCGAGAGCAGGATCGCGATCTGGCGGAAGGATAGATTGAAACCGGTCGCTGCGACGACGATCAGCCACGCGATGATGCCGGCGAACATCGGTTCCTTGGAATACTGCAGAAGACCGCCGGTGATGAAGAAATAGACTCCGGCAAAGATCACGATCAGATTGGTGCTTCTGCGTTTTCCGGAACGCATGATGGTGTCGTAGGTGCCAATCAGAATGGCCAGGGGGATAAAGAAGTTCAGGCGCCGCAGGAAGGCGACCGTTGAACCGTTGTCCGCTCCATAGAGTTCGACCATCGTGTCAATGGCGATAGCCACCGCGATGCAACCCAGTGTCGCCTGCCGCGTACTGGCAGGTGTCAGCAGACCATCCAGAACGGCTTTCTTCTTAATGATCGGGCGCTTAATATAGGCGGCAGCCAGCATGCACAGGCTCAGGGCCACATTCGCCATGATCGTGACTTCGGGGACGAGCAGCGTGTTGTCCGCGGCTTCCCAAAGGACGGCTTTCATAACCAGGGCGAGCAGGGTCGTGAGCACAACCTGGAAAAAGATATATCCGCCGCTGGGCCTGCTGAGGCCGCCCGCGGCATTGAAGGCCATGGCGGACACCAGGATATAAACGAAGACGCCACCGACGAAGAAGGTCGATGTACCCTGCAGTGCTTCGAACAGGCACAGCAGGATCGCGAAAAGAATGACGCCCCACAGCGGAATCTTTGTTGGAAAGGGTATGCGCACGCTGCCATCAGTCTAGTCGATAAGGGTGCCTCCGTCTTTGACGGCATTGAAATCTGTCACTATGCTCAAGGAAACAAAATCGCGATAGGGAGACCATGGTGAACGGATCCATGGCAGGGTTCGGAGAGGATCTGCGGCGGGCACGCACGGAGCGCGGTATCTCACTGGAAATGATCTCGGACAGGACGAAGATCGCCGTCCGTCACCTGGAATCGCTGGAAGAAGAACGCTTTAAAGACCTGCCGGGAGGCGTCTTTAACCGTGGCATGGTGCGCAGCTATGCCCGCGTGGTCGGCCTGGATGAGCAGGAATGGCACGACCGCTTCATGGAGTGCTACCGCCGTAGCGGCGCTCTGAAGCATGATGATGCCGACTGGATTGCCTTTACCGAAAACATGGCCAAAACAGACCAGGCAGCCGATCCGGCCGTGCGTCTGCGGTGGGCTGGTGTACTGGTGATGGCCGTGGTGTTCCTTGCCCTGGCAGGGGTCGCCTGGTTTCTGCTAAGTCGCCGCCTTTGATCACTAAAAATGATCGTTTGGGCGTAACTCGTACAAAATCTTCATTGACAATCCTTTTGCTGCATATTCAACTGCTTGCAATAGAAGTCATATCTATAGCGGCGCAGCCAGGAAATCCCCAGATGGCGCGTTAGCTCCCTTTTCCCGAACGTATGTTTTTTGGCGGCCTGTTTTTGGTTCCGTCTTTCTTGGAGGCAGTCCCTATGAAGAGGATTCTGAATTTTCTATGTACCGTTGCGGCAGTATTGCTGCTAACGGGTGCGCCCCTGCCGGCACAGTCCGTGACGGGCAGCATCAGCGGTACGGTCACTGACAGCTCCGGAGCGGCCGTTAAGGGCGCGACGGTCAGCATCGTCCTGACAGAGCGCAACCAGGAGTTGCGCACCCTGACGACCTCCGGCGGCGGATACTACTCTGCCTCGGCTCTCCCGGTCGGAACCTATACCGTCACCATCAAGGCTTCCAGCTTCTCCACCGAAGAGGTGCAGGGCATTGTTCTGCATGCCAATGACACCCTGACGGTCAATCGCGAGTTGAAGCCCGGCGCCGAGAGCTCGACCATTACGGTCAATGCCAGTGCGCTGCAGCTTAACTTTGAGAACGCGACCCAGGCGGGCCTGATCAGCGAAACCCAGATCAAGGAGCTGGTGACGGCGACCCGCAATTACGAGCAGCTTGTGGCCCTGCAGCCTGGTGTCTCCTACACCGGCGGCGACCAGCTGTACGTGGGCAACACCAACCCGGTTGGGGGCAATAACCTGGTCAGCTTCTCGGTCAACGGAGCGCGTACCAGCGGCAACAACTGGACGGTGGACGGCGCCGACAACGTCGATCGCGGATCGAACCTGAATGTGCTGACTTATCCTTCGGTCGACGCCATTGCGGAGTTCCGTACCCTGCGCGGCAACTACTCGGCCGAGTATGGCCGCAGCGCCAGCGGACAGATCAATGTCATCACCAAGTCCGGCTCCAATAAGTTCCATGGCAGCCTGTACGAATTTGTCCGCAACGACATCTTCAATGCGAACACAGTGCTGGGCAAGCAGGCCGTTCCCATGGCTCCCCGAGCCAAGCTGCGTTACAACGACTTTGGCGGAACTATTGGCGGACCGGTCTGGAAGGACCACACCTTCTTCTTCTACTCGCAGGAAGTCCGCCGCGTGATCACGCAGGCGCAGATCCGTCACGTGGGTCTGCCGCTGTCCTCGGAGCTTTCCGGTAACTTTGGAGCTTTCCAGGTCTGCGTTGGCCGCGATGCCT
Protein-coding regions in this window:
- a CDS encoding helix-turn-helix domain-containing protein yields the protein MAGFGEDLRRARTERGISLEMISDRTKIAVRHLESLEEERFKDLPGGVFNRGMVRSYARVVGLDEQEWHDRFMECYRRSGALKHDDADWIAFTENMAKTDQAADPAVRLRWAGVLVMAVVFLALAGVAWFLLSRRL